One part of the Segnochrobactrum spirostomi genome encodes these proteins:
- a CDS encoding extracellular solute-binding protein — translation MSASRFAADLVEMGIERLAKGEIDRRSFLGALAAIGFAPAVMSSSKAMAEAKEIVVVNFGGDAVPTWGKAWGEPFTKDTGIKVSIIGGEPTAGAIKAMEESGKIIWDLTDGDAYYLPILSKQDLIQKYDYSIVDKNKVRPEFVYEYGLATYFYSTVNGYNLDKTGGKVPNGYKDYLNFKDFPGKRAMYKWLVGSLEAVLLGSGVEPDKLYPLDVEKAFSIIKEHKDQFVLWGGGAASQQLFRDGEVVMGSIWSTRASVLDRESKGKISWSWDQGIIAPGVWPVLKGNPAGAEVWKFIASTQIPERQVELLKLLGNGPANPAADKLMTPELEKINCAFEANFKRQIPVGTAWYAENYDTVQNDFLDLFAG, via the coding sequence ATGTCCGCATCCCGTTTTGCGGCCGATCTCGTCGAGATGGGCATCGAACGCCTGGCGAAGGGCGAGATCGACCGGCGCTCCTTCCTTGGTGCGCTGGCGGCGATCGGCTTCGCACCGGCCGTGATGTCGAGCTCGAAGGCGATGGCGGAGGCCAAGGAGATCGTCGTCGTCAATTTCGGCGGTGATGCCGTGCCGACCTGGGGCAAGGCCTGGGGCGAGCCGTTCACCAAGGATACCGGCATCAAGGTGTCGATCATCGGCGGTGAACCGACCGCCGGCGCCATCAAGGCGATGGAAGAGAGCGGCAAGATCATCTGGGATCTGACCGACGGCGACGCCTACTACCTTCCCATCCTGTCCAAGCAGGACCTCATCCAGAAATACGATTACAGCATCGTCGATAAGAACAAGGTCCGCCCCGAATTCGTCTATGAATATGGGCTCGCGACCTATTTCTACTCGACTGTCAACGGCTACAATCTCGACAAGACCGGCGGCAAGGTGCCGAACGGCTACAAGGATTATCTGAACTTCAAGGACTTCCCGGGCAAGCGCGCCATGTACAAATGGCTCGTCGGCTCGCTCGAGGCGGTACTGCTCGGCTCCGGCGTCGAGCCGGACAAGCTCTATCCGCTCGACGTCGAGAAGGCCTTCTCGATCATCAAGGAGCACAAGGATCAGTTCGTGCTGTGGGGCGGCGGCGCGGCGAGCCAGCAGCTCTTCCGCGACGGCGAGGTCGTCATGGGCTCGATCTGGTCGACCCGCGCCTCTGTGCTCGACCGTGAATCGAAGGGCAAGATCTCCTGGTCGTGGGATCAGGGCATCATCGCGCCGGGCGTCTGGCCCGTGCTCAAGGGCAACCCGGCCGGCGCCGAGGTGTGGAAGTTCATCGCCTCCACCCAGATCCCGGAGCGGCAGGTCGAACTCTTGAAGCTCCTCGGCAACGGCCCGGCCAACCCGGCCGCCGACAAGCTGATGACGCCCGAGCTCGAGAAGATCAACTGCGCCTTCGAGGCGAACTTCAAGCGCCAGATCCCGGTCGGGACGGCGTGGTACGCCGAGAACTACGACACCGTGCAGAACGACTTCCTCGACCTCTTCGCGGGCTGA